From Methanocella paludicola SANAE, a single genomic window includes:
- a CDS encoding mechanosensitive ion channel domain-containing protein — protein MSFIVWYVLGTALNNLFASLPEDSRESLRMVFTISVVYVGISLIVFVLTMNIYVLLGMSALLLGVILYMIKGFLKDFFTRISLLSVKAFGIGDYIEVAHYKGRVIKIGSLYTLLRRDDNTVVCIPNQTVTRSIVINYTKTDYIKLQEAIVLRVAEADVNKVYNRISEELDIFGYKRAKIIHSPTQDGMRFAVTINLEDAASISNDTSNLHKALNIVKGEFIMD, from the coding sequence GTGTCATTCATAGTCTGGTATGTCCTGGGCACCGCACTCAATAATCTATTCGCTTCCCTGCCGGAGGATAGCAGGGAATCCCTGCGCATGGTCTTTACCATATCAGTGGTATACGTGGGGATCTCGCTGATCGTCTTCGTGCTGACCATGAACATCTACGTCCTGCTGGGCATGTCAGCCTTACTACTGGGCGTCATCCTTTACATGATCAAGGGCTTTCTGAAAGACTTCTTTACCCGGATCAGCCTGCTTTCCGTAAAGGCGTTCGGCATCGGCGACTACATCGAGGTGGCCCACTACAAAGGCCGCGTGATAAAGATAGGCAGCCTGTACACGCTCCTCAGGAGGGACGACAATACGGTCGTCTGCATACCAAACCAGACAGTAACCCGGTCCATTGTCATCAATTATACAAAGACCGACTATATCAAGCTCCAGGAAGCCATCGTGCTCAGGGTGGCCGAAGCGGACGTCAACAAGGTATACAACCGCATCTCGGAAGAGCTGGACATATTCGGCTACAAGCGGGCTAAGATCATCCACTCCCCGACTCAGGACGGCATGCGGTTCGCGGTCACCATCAACCTGGAAGACGCAGCGTCCATTTCGAACGATACGTCAAACCTCCACAAAGCCTTGAACATCGTCAAGGGCGAATTCATCATGGACTGA
- a CDS encoding universal stress protein, producing MKLNRNLNFFSVFSMGFADVGADIFIALGVIAAYAAGLTPLAFVIGAILYVCTALAYAELGSAFPVAGGAATFARKAFGRFWSFVAGWGLILAYVLDIALFSIVGAFYLNQVLHLEVQYVYMVGATVILGLMIINMLGIAGSAILNNVLMVFSTFLIIIISILAYFLLFDPAFLFAQAQTFLDHGSWANFAYAVGLSSIAFIGIESITQAAEETKRPSHTIPAAIKVVIMLVVIFCLLISVLSVGSVGWGVLADNKENALVAFAAQIPTYGNALVLVTGITGFLVCVVSANSGVIGASRVMYSLSRNNLLPRALSWTHPKYKTPWITIFIFCALALPLLVVKIDILSGIYALGALIAYILINLSFIQLKNAKYDTMYKVPLVIHMNFRNNDYKIPITGVIGFVACVFSLLAVVLPQRMTLIVGVSWVTIGIAIYYINGRYSKGQPVPEEESLIVSDVDKRDPTILIAFKLRPHERHIIDIASDLAKEYKCGVTILHVIETPMIMPIWEKLTDEMTLEKKREMEILEEWLKGTGIDVSIEFHPARDAVSGIIDYIETHNVKVVILGELEGKSSPTVEQIRSSVDVPILTVRNVLVSSSVSASG from the coding sequence ATGAAGCTGAACAGGAACCTGAATTTCTTCTCCGTATTCTCGATGGGCTTTGCCGACGTCGGCGCGGACATATTCATAGCGCTCGGGGTCATCGCGGCCTATGCGGCCGGGCTCACGCCCCTCGCCTTCGTTATCGGCGCCATTCTATACGTGTGTACGGCGCTCGCTTATGCCGAGCTCGGCTCCGCGTTCCCGGTCGCAGGAGGCGCGGCCACCTTTGCCCGAAAAGCGTTCGGGCGGTTCTGGAGCTTTGTCGCGGGCTGGGGCCTGATCCTGGCTTACGTCCTCGATATCGCGCTATTCTCTATCGTCGGCGCGTTCTACCTGAACCAGGTGCTCCATCTCGAGGTACAGTACGTGTACATGGTCGGAGCGACCGTTATCCTTGGGCTGATGATCATAAACATGCTGGGCATTGCCGGCAGCGCCATATTGAACAACGTCCTCATGGTCTTCTCCACGTTCCTCATCATTATCATCAGCATCCTCGCCTATTTCCTGCTATTCGACCCTGCCTTCCTGTTCGCCCAGGCCCAGACGTTCCTGGACCACGGCAGCTGGGCTAATTTCGCCTACGCCGTCGGGCTGAGCTCCATCGCGTTCATCGGCATCGAGTCTATCACCCAGGCGGCGGAGGAGACGAAGCGGCCGAGCCACACCATACCGGCGGCCATTAAAGTCGTGATCATGCTCGTGGTCATCTTCTGCCTGCTCATTTCGGTACTGTCAGTGGGCTCGGTGGGCTGGGGAGTACTGGCGGATAATAAGGAGAACGCCCTCGTGGCCTTCGCGGCCCAGATACCTACTTACGGCAACGCCCTTGTCCTGGTCACGGGCATCACCGGCTTCCTCGTCTGCGTCGTATCGGCCAATTCGGGCGTCATCGGCGCCTCAAGAGTAATGTACTCGCTTTCAAGGAACAACCTGCTCCCGCGCGCGTTAAGCTGGACTCACCCGAAGTATAAGACGCCCTGGATCACGATCTTCATCTTCTGCGCGCTCGCGCTCCCGCTCCTGGTCGTAAAAATAGATATCCTGTCCGGCATATATGCGCTAGGCGCGCTCATCGCCTATATCCTTATCAACCTGTCGTTCATCCAGTTAAAGAACGCGAAATACGATACGATGTACAAAGTGCCGCTAGTCATTCACATGAATTTCCGGAATAACGACTATAAGATCCCTATCACCGGCGTGATCGGGTTCGTCGCCTGCGTCTTTTCACTGCTGGCGGTCGTGCTTCCGCAGAGAATGACGTTAATCGTGGGCGTTTCCTGGGTGACGATAGGCATAGCCATCTATTATATAAACGGCAGGTATTCAAAAGGGCAGCCTGTCCCGGAGGAAGAATCGCTGATCGTTTCGGACGTTGATAAGAGAGATCCCACGATCCTCATCGCTTTCAAGCTCCGGCCCCATGAACGGCATATCATCGACATCGCCTCGGACCTGGCAAAAGAGTACAAGTGCGGCGTTACTATCCTGCACGTCATAGAGACGCCCATGATCATGCCCATCTGGGAGAAGCTGACGGATGAGATGACGCTGGAAAAGAAGCGTGAGATGGAGATCCTGGAAGAGTGGCTGAAGGGTACCGGCATCGATGTTAGCATCGAGTTCCATCCCGCCCGTGATGCCGTCTCGGGCATCATCGACTATATTG